The following coding sequences lie in one Desulfobotulus pelophilus genomic window:
- a CDS encoding septal ring lytic transglycosylase RlpA family protein, whose protein sequence is MPEVSTGAFVIPRTRGWRQYAMVVLAFVFLLASCATKTPDPEPSVRPAGQRPYKVFGKWYYPIPDAAGYREKGLASWYGPKFHGRTTANGERYNMHAMTAAHKTLPFGTLVEVTNLDNQKKVRVRINDRGPFVQGRIIDLSNAAAKAIGLDVKGVGPVEVRALASDKKGVPDLKKGRFSVQVGAFSQKENADRLARDLTNQGHRADVMTHDRGDAVFFRVRVHGFTDLAEARRAEDRFRKGGYPGAMVVAE, encoded by the coding sequence ATGCCCGAGGTTTCCACAGGAGCGTTCGTTATTCCCCGCACAAGAGGGTGGCGACAATATGCCATGGTGGTGCTGGCATTTGTTTTTCTGCTGGCTTCCTGTGCGACAAAAACCCCGGACCCTGAACCTTCTGTACGGCCTGCCGGGCAGCGGCCCTACAAGGTGTTCGGAAAGTGGTACTATCCCATTCCTGATGCAGCGGGATACCGTGAGAAGGGGCTTGCTTCCTGGTACGGGCCGAAGTTTCATGGCCGAACCACGGCCAATGGGGAGCGGTATAACATGCATGCCATGACGGCAGCCCATAAAACCTTGCCCTTTGGCACGCTGGTTGAAGTGACCAATCTTGACAATCAGAAGAAGGTGCGGGTTCGTATCAATGACCGGGGACCCTTTGTGCAGGGTCGGATCATTGATCTTTCCAATGCGGCTGCCAAAGCCATTGGCCTTGATGTCAAAGGAGTGGGACCCGTGGAAGTCCGGGCTCTGGCATCGGATAAAAAAGGTGTACCGGATTTGAAGAAAGGCCGTTTTTCGGTTCAGGTTGGTGCCTTCAGCCAGAAGGAAAATGCGGACCGCCTTGCCCGGGATCTGACGAATCAGGGTCACAGGGCTGATGTGATGACCCATGACAGGGGAGACGCGGTTTTTTTCAGGGTGCGGGTGCATGGGTTCACGGATCTGGCGGAAGCCCGAAGGGCGGAGGACCGTTTCCGGAAAGGCGGATATCCGGGCGCCATGGTGGTGGCAGAGTGA
- the recD2 gene encoding SF1B family DNA helicase RecD2 produces the protein MIVLQGRLDTIRFANPENGYTVARFTPDGYQAEITAVGILAGVRAGETLRMEGEWEKHAKFGEQFRVAVFEVLLPDTARGIRRYLASGVIQGVGAAMAEKLVAYFGTHTLEVLDSSPERLAEVPGIGKAKARTIKESWKSYHAIRTLMALMTKIGASPSAGAKILHAYGTEALNLVQEDPYRICRDIPEVPFEVADRLGLASGLEKESLPRLRAGVLHVLEKAGYAGHVFLPEKDLLVRSLRLLGGSREKVAEALLNLEEEKVIVAEEGEDRRHIYLAEMFGAEAGIGARLSAMLSLGTSFDTRTDITSLELSVVKGLAIRLSEEQLTTLSRLLENRVAILTGGPGTGKTTLIRSVCAVMGERGARILLAAPTGRAARRLSDVTGRKAQTLHRLLKYNQLEGRFEMNTDHPLDVDLLIVDEASMVDILLMYHLLCAVPITARLLFVGDVSQLPSVGPGNVLGDMMASGRIPSFVLTTIFRQAAESPIILNAHLVNQGRMPEFLVAEDGSLSEFYFIRQSCPEKVVHTIITLCSQRIPERFGFDPLKEVQVLTPMHRGEVGTLYLNQVLQNALNPLTGDRKKQLGFFRVGDKVIHLKNNYKKEVFNGDIGQVCDIEEEGQVLVVDYSEGEGDRQVSYSLEELDELALAYAISVHKSQGSEYPVVIIPLMLEHAPLLQRNLVYTAMTRGKRLVIFVGMSQALDMAIRNDRPTRRFSDLARRLDSLMTPPGGFPLRQEKPG, from the coding sequence ATGATTGTTTTGCAGGGAAGACTGGATACCATTCGTTTTGCAAACCCGGAAAACGGCTACACCGTGGCCCGTTTTACGCCGGATGGGTACCAGGCTGAAATAACGGCCGTGGGTATTCTGGCTGGGGTGCGTGCCGGTGAAACCCTGCGTATGGAAGGGGAGTGGGAAAAGCATGCCAAATTCGGAGAACAGTTCCGCGTAGCCGTTTTTGAGGTGCTGCTTCCGGATACGGCCCGGGGTATCCGCCGATATCTTGCCTCCGGAGTGATTCAGGGTGTGGGAGCTGCCATGGCGGAAAAGCTGGTGGCTTATTTCGGAACCCATACGCTGGAGGTGCTGGACAGCAGCCCCGAAAGGCTGGCGGAAGTTCCGGGTATCGGAAAAGCCAAAGCCCGCACCATTAAAGAGTCCTGGAAATCCTACCACGCTATCCGTACCCTTATGGCCCTGATGACAAAAATAGGTGCCTCTCCTTCCGCCGGAGCAAAGATTCTTCATGCCTACGGAACCGAAGCCCTGAATCTGGTACAGGAAGATCCTTACCGCATTTGCCGTGACATCCCTGAGGTTCCCTTTGAGGTGGCGGATCGTCTGGGGCTGGCTTCGGGCCTGGAAAAGGAATCTCTGCCCAGGCTCCGTGCCGGTGTGCTGCATGTGCTGGAGAAAGCAGGCTATGCCGGTCATGTTTTTCTGCCGGAAAAGGATTTACTGGTACGGTCCCTGCGTCTTCTGGGGGGAAGCAGAGAGAAGGTGGCAGAGGCCCTCCTGAATCTGGAGGAGGAAAAGGTGATTGTGGCTGAAGAGGGCGAGGATCGGCGCCATATTTACCTTGCGGAAATGTTCGGAGCAGAGGCTGGAATTGGTGCCAGACTTTCTGCCATGCTCAGCTTGGGAACGTCTTTCGATACCCGCACGGACATTACGTCCCTTGAGCTGTCCGTTGTAAAGGGTCTGGCCATCCGTCTTTCCGAAGAGCAGCTGACCACCCTTTCCCGCTTGCTGGAAAACCGGGTTGCCATTCTGACGGGGGGGCCGGGAACGGGTAAAACGACCCTGATCCGAAGTGTGTGCGCAGTGATGGGAGAGCGGGGAGCCAGAATTCTTCTGGCAGCGCCCACGGGCAGGGCGGCCAGAAGACTTTCCGATGTCACGGGGCGCAAAGCCCAGACTCTCCATCGCCTTCTGAAGTACAATCAGCTGGAGGGTCGGTTTGAGATGAACACGGATCATCCCCTGGATGTGGACCTGCTCATTGTGGATGAGGCCTCCATGGTGGATATTCTTCTCATGTATCATCTTCTCTGTGCCGTTCCCATCACAGCCCGTCTTCTTTTTGTGGGTGATGTTTCCCAGTTGCCATCCGTGGGGCCGGGTAATGTTCTGGGTGATATGATGGCTTCCGGCCGCATTCCTTCCTTTGTTCTGACAACCATTTTTCGCCAGGCTGCGGAAAGTCCCATCATTCTCAATGCCCACCTTGTGAATCAGGGGAGGATGCCGGAGTTTCTGGTGGCAGAAGATGGCTCTCTGTCGGAATTCTACTTTATTCGCCAGAGTTGCCCGGAAAAGGTTGTGCACACCATTATCACCCTCTGCAGCCAGCGAATACCGGAGCGTTTCGGTTTTGATCCCCTGAAGGAGGTGCAGGTTCTCACGCCCATGCACAGGGGAGAGGTGGGAACCCTGTATCTGAATCAGGTGCTGCAGAATGCTTTAAATCCCCTGACCGGGGATCGGAAAAAGCAGCTTGGTTTTTTCCGGGTGGGCGATAAGGTTATTCATTTAAAAAACAATTATAAAAAAGAAGTGTTTAACGGAGATATCGGGCAGGTATGCGACATTGAGGAGGAGGGTCAGGTTCTGGTTGTGGACTACAGTGAGGGAGAGGGAGACCGGCAGGTGAGTTATTCCCTTGAAGAACTGGATGAACTGGCTCTTGCCTATGCCATTAGTGTGCATAAGTCTCAGGGCTCGGAATATCCCGTTGTCATCATTCCTCTGATGCTGGAGCATGCTCCCCTTCTCCAGCGGAATCTCGTGTATACGGCCATGACCCGTGGGAAACGGCTGGTGATTTTTGTGGGCATGTCCCAGGCACTGGATATGGCCATCCGCAATGACCGGCCCACTCGGAGATTTTCAGATCTTGCCAGGCGTCTGGACAGTCTTATGACTCCGCCCGGAGGCTTTCCGTTACGTCAAGAAAAGCCCGGATGA
- a CDS encoding NUDIX hydrolase gives MFPFQKLTTVLPARPGFHYGARYRNTAVLLPLVAMEDGVHLLFEKRADGIRQAGEVCFPGGMMDPGDSDPCHTAVRETVEELGIPANQIEILGRMDILLTVMGLTVAPVVARVQVKNLQELQPNPQEVASVFSMPLAWFASHAPEIHTIQIMAHPVVEKKNGQRETLLPAAELGLPEHYSRPWGGMRHPVLFWFTPEGMIWGITAEIIRAFLDVTESLRAES, from the coding sequence ATGTTCCCTTTTCAGAAACTTACGACAGTGCTTCCCGCAAGGCCCGGTTTCCATTACGGAGCTCGCTACAGAAATACGGCCGTACTCCTTCCCCTTGTAGCCATGGAGGACGGTGTCCACCTGCTCTTTGAAAAAAGGGCCGATGGCATCCGCCAGGCGGGTGAAGTCTGCTTTCCCGGTGGAATGATGGACCCAGGAGATTCTGATCCCTGTCACACCGCCGTAAGGGAAACCGTTGAAGAGCTGGGCATACCTGCCAATCAGATAGAAATTCTGGGGCGTATGGATATTCTCCTCACCGTCATGGGCCTTACCGTAGCCCCGGTAGTGGCCCGCGTGCAAGTGAAAAACCTTCAGGAACTCCAGCCCAACCCTCAGGAGGTCGCCAGCGTCTTCAGTATGCCCCTTGCCTGGTTTGCCAGCCACGCCCCTGAAATCCACACCATACAGATCATGGCCCATCCTGTGGTGGAAAAGAAAAATGGTCAGAGGGAAACCCTTCTCCCCGCTGCAGAACTGGGGCTTCCCGAACATTATTCCCGTCCCTGGGGCGGCATGCGTCATCCCGTTCTTTTCTGGTTCACCCCGGAGGGAATGATCTGGGGCATTACAGCTGAAATCATCCGGGCTTTTCTTGACGTAACGGAAAGCCTCCGGGCGGAGTCATAA
- a CDS encoding VOC family protein, whose protein sequence is MGAFTWLHANLTVFDLKKSLDFYKKALDLEIVRSYEPEDGSFQLVYLGDGKSPFQLELTWLRDRKEPYHLGDNEIHLALATRDYGAALARHKEMGCVVFENTEMGIYFIADPDGYWIEILPENHSL, encoded by the coding sequence ATGGGTGCCTTTACCTGGCTCCACGCTAATCTCACGGTTTTTGACCTCAAAAAAAGCCTTGATTTTTATAAAAAAGCCCTCGATCTTGAAATTGTAAGAAGCTATGAACCGGAAGACGGAAGCTTTCAACTGGTGTATCTGGGCGATGGTAAAAGCCCCTTCCAGCTCGAACTTACATGGCTACGGGACAGAAAGGAACCCTATCATCTCGGAGATAACGAAATCCATCTGGCCCTGGCAACCAGAGACTACGGGGCTGCCCTTGCCAGACACAAAGAAATGGGATGTGTGGTTTTTGAAAATACGGAAATGGGTATTTACTTTATCGCAGACCCTGATGGCTACTGGATAGAAATCCTCCCCGAAAACCACAGCCTCTAA
- the gmhB gene encoding D-glycero-beta-D-manno-heptose 1,7-bisphosphate 7-phosphatase, with amino-acid sequence MKVAGYQRKEGAGVVFLDRDGVINEDSPNYIRSVQAFRFIPGSAEAIGRLSLAGMDIMLVTNQSVIHRGLVTKEGLNLIFDHLRQGLVEFGGRVKAVFYCPHRPDENCSCRKPRPGLFFRAETEYGVDLAASIMVGDSAKDMEAARAAGVGILILVRTGNGRRDLPILMERGLGPDYVAENLAGAVDWILKDGRLPSE; translated from the coding sequence GTGAAGGTAGCCGGGTATCAGAGAAAAGAAGGCGCAGGGGTTGTGTTTTTGGACAGGGATGGTGTCATCAACGAGGATTCACCGAATTATATTCGAAGCGTGCAGGCTTTCCGGTTTATTCCGGGGAGTGCGGAGGCCATCGGTCGCCTTTCTTTAGCTGGCATGGATATCATGCTGGTAACCAATCAGTCCGTAATTCACCGGGGCCTTGTGACGAAAGAAGGGCTGAACCTTATTTTTGATCACCTGCGGCAGGGTTTGGTGGAGTTTGGGGGCCGGGTGAAGGCTGTTTTTTATTGTCCCCACCGTCCCGATGAGAACTGTTCCTGCAGGAAACCCCGGCCGGGTCTTTTTTTCAGGGCAGAGACAGAATATGGGGTGGATCTGGCAGCCAGTATCATGGTTGGTGACAGCGCTAAGGATATGGAGGCGGCCAGGGCTGCCGGTGTGGGTATCCTGATTCTCGTGCGGACGGGTAACGGAAGAAGGGATCTTCCGATACTCATGGAAAGAGGCCTTGGGCCGGATTATGTGGCAGAGAATCTTGCAGGAGCTGTGGACTGGATTCTCAAGGATGGCAGACTGCCGTCGGAATGA
- a CDS encoding TIGR04211 family SH3 domain-containing protein, which yields MKSYSKVLLLSFLFSMVTGLAMAGTAYVTDELQFMVRTGKSTDNKIVAIARSGDRVDVGDTDGDWTYVKLPGGQEGWMLGRFLVPDPPGKVRMVTFEREHERLKQRFAKLDEEAVALREENRNFQTQLSETEKRLESIKGDHEKLKEDSAEFLALKEEATRMRSLLEEREGLVQELDRLLLERNIKMFALGAGVLLVGMVLGISMRKKQKSSFY from the coding sequence ATGAAATCTTATTCTAAAGTACTGCTTTTATCTTTTTTGTTCTCTATGGTGACAGGGCTTGCCATGGCTGGTACGGCCTATGTAACGGATGAGCTGCAGTTCATGGTACGAACGGGAAAAAGTACGGATAACAAGATCGTTGCCATAGCCCGTTCCGGAGACAGGGTGGACGTGGGAGATACGGACGGAGACTGGACCTATGTAAAACTTCCCGGCGGGCAGGAAGGATGGATGCTGGGCCGTTTTCTGGTTCCTGATCCTCCGGGGAAGGTACGCATGGTAACCTTTGAGCGGGAGCATGAACGCCTGAAGCAGCGTTTTGCCAAGCTGGATGAAGAAGCCGTTGCCCTTCGGGAAGAAAACAGGAACTTTCAGACCCAGTTGTCAGAAACGGAAAAACGTCTGGAATCCATTAAGGGAGACCATGAAAAACTCAAGGAAGACAGTGCGGAATTTCTGGCCCTGAAGGAAGAGGCCACCCGCATGCGTTCGCTTCTGGAAGAGAGGGAGGGACTGGTACAGGAGCTGGACAGGCTTCTGCTGGAGCGGAATATCAAAATGTTTGCTCTGGGTGCCGGTGTGCTTCTCGTGGGAATGGTGCTGGGGATTTCCATGCGTAAAAAACAGAAAAGTTCTTTTTATTAA